In one Paraburkholderia azotifigens genomic region, the following are encoded:
- a CDS encoding EthD family reductase — MAKLVALYKTPADRNAFDAHYFDKHVPLAKTIPGLSRYEVSVGPVASAKGESPYALAAILSFDSFESLQQAMGTPEAAATTADLQNFAQAGVDLLVFDAKDV; from the coding sequence ATGGCAAAGCTCGTCGCGCTCTACAAGACTCCCGCCGATCGCAACGCATTCGACGCCCATTACTTCGACAAACACGTGCCGCTAGCGAAAACGATTCCCGGCCTGAGCCGCTACGAAGTGAGCGTCGGGCCCGTGGCGAGCGCAAAGGGCGAGTCGCCGTATGCGCTTGCGGCCATCCTCAGTTTCGACAGCTTCGAGTCGCTTCAGCAGGCGATGGGCACACCCGAAGCAGCCGCCACCACCGCCGATCTTCAGAATTTCGCGCAGGCGGGCGTCGATCTCCTCGTGTTCGACGCGAAAGACGTCTGA
- a CDS encoding diguanylate cyclase: protein MDFDQIGARDQGGSTSTSVDRANAALEAARAALETAALSDVPIMVLLVDDQAIVAEAVKRALANEDGIDLHYCASADEAIRAATHTRPTVILQDLVMPGIDGLTLVKAYRANAKLRDVPIIVLSAKEEPTIKSAAFAAGANDYLVKLPDRIELVARIRYHSRSYVNLLQRDEAYRALRESQQQLLEANLELRKLTQSDGLTGLSNRRYLDEYLNAEWRRGMRAQTEVSMLMLDVDNFKPYNDTYGHVAGDEVLKQIASTVEGCLGRPGDLAARFGGEEFAVVLPGTSAGGTRLLAEKIRLEVEALRIPHAGSSSGQYVTVSVGCATLVPARDAPMTTLIETADLALYRAKRDGKNRVASMEGGRSDTRATAE from the coding sequence ATGGACTTCGATCAAATCGGGGCACGGGACCAGGGGGGTTCCACATCGACGTCGGTCGACCGCGCGAATGCCGCGCTCGAAGCCGCGCGCGCCGCGCTGGAAACGGCCGCGCTGTCCGACGTCCCCATCATGGTGCTGCTCGTCGACGATCAGGCAATCGTCGCGGAAGCGGTGAAGCGCGCGCTCGCCAACGAGGACGGCATCGACCTGCACTACTGCGCGAGCGCCGACGAAGCGATCCGCGCGGCCACCCACACGCGCCCCACGGTGATCCTGCAGGATCTCGTGATGCCGGGCATCGACGGTCTCACGCTCGTCAAGGCGTACCGCGCGAACGCGAAGCTGCGCGACGTGCCCATCATCGTGCTGTCGGCGAAGGAAGAACCGACCATCAAGAGCGCGGCCTTTGCGGCGGGCGCGAACGATTACCTCGTCAAGCTGCCCGACCGGATCGAACTGGTCGCGCGTATCCGTTATCACTCGCGCTCGTATGTGAACCTGCTGCAACGCGACGAGGCGTATCGCGCGCTGCGCGAATCGCAGCAGCAGTTGCTCGAAGCGAATCTCGAACTGCGCAAGCTCACGCAATCGGATGGGCTGACGGGGCTCTCGAACCGGCGCTATCTTGACGAATATCTGAACGCCGAATGGCGGCGCGGCATGCGCGCGCAAACGGAAGTGTCGATGCTGATGCTCGACGTCGACAACTTCAAGCCGTACAACGATACCTACGGGCACGTCGCGGGCGACGAGGTGCTCAAGCAGATCGCGTCGACGGTGGAAGGCTGTCTCGGACGGCCAGGCGATCTCGCCGCGCGCTTCGGCGGCGAGGAATTCGCGGTCGTGCTGCCGGGCACGTCGGCGGGCGGCACGCGTCTGCTCGCCGAGAAAATCCGCCTCGAAGTCGAGGCGCTGAGGATTCCGCATGCCGGCTCGTCGTCGGGACAGTACGTGACGGTGAGCGTGGGCTGCGCGACGCTCGTGCCCGCGCGCGATGCGCCGATGACGACGCTGATCGAGACCGCCGATCTCGCGCTCTATCGCGCAAAACGCGACGGGAAGAATCGCGTCGCGTCGATGGAAGGCGGCCGGAGCGATACGCGTGCGACGGCGGAGTGA
- a CDS encoding NnrS family protein codes for MQPIEPRATFVPPPGRYRPAQRFALLNLGFRPFYLAGAGFAALALGVWLLVLAGVPVMGNYLLKLDPIGWHAHEMVFGFAASIVAGFLLTAVRAWTGMPTTSRRVLAALALLWLCARVLVWSGPAVPAALVDSAFLPGVAFVLLRVLMKVGNRRNYFLVPVLLTFAALNAAFHVLTQTGRADLALRCIFAAAGVVVLLVSVIGARVIPMFTSNAIPGFVTRRWKWVESIAAPLTLVALLADAAALPSAVVATLAFAACAVHCARLIGWRSYKVRGPAILLILHVAYAWMPIGFALLGASALGFVPHSVALHAFTAGVIGGAIIAMITRTARGHTGRPLAADKRDIASYALVTLGSALRIVGPLVAPGHYQVWIWSAGVCWIAAFAIYVGAYALPLMRPREDGKPG; via the coding sequence ATGCAACCCATCGAGCCCCGTGCGACTTTCGTGCCACCGCCGGGACGCTATCGTCCCGCGCAGCGCTTCGCGCTGCTCAACCTTGGCTTTCGTCCGTTCTACCTGGCGGGCGCGGGCTTCGCCGCGCTCGCGCTCGGCGTGTGGCTGCTCGTGCTCGCGGGCGTGCCCGTCATGGGCAACTATCTGCTGAAGCTCGATCCCATCGGCTGGCATGCGCACGAGATGGTGTTCGGCTTCGCAGCGTCGATCGTCGCGGGCTTTCTGCTGACGGCCGTGCGCGCCTGGACGGGTATGCCGACGACGAGCCGGCGCGTGCTCGCCGCGCTCGCGCTGCTGTGGCTGTGCGCGCGCGTGCTCGTGTGGAGCGGCCCGGCTGTGCCGGCCGCGCTCGTCGACAGCGCGTTCCTGCCTGGCGTCGCGTTCGTGCTGCTGCGTGTGCTGATGAAGGTCGGAAACCGGCGCAACTATTTTCTCGTGCCCGTGCTGCTGACGTTCGCCGCGCTCAACGCCGCGTTTCATGTGCTGACGCAAACGGGACGCGCCGATCTGGCGCTGCGCTGCATCTTCGCGGCGGCGGGCGTCGTCGTGCTGCTGGTCAGCGTGATCGGCGCGCGCGTGATTCCGATGTTCACGTCGAATGCAATACCAGGTTTCGTCACGCGCCGCTGGAAGTGGGTGGAATCGATCGCCGCACCATTGACGCTGGTTGCGCTGTTAGCGGATGCGGCTGCGTTGCCGTCAGCGGTTGTTGCGACGCTCGCGTTTGCCGCGTGTGCGGTTCACTGCGCGCGGCTGATCGGCTGGCGCTCGTACAAGGTGCGCGGTCCGGCGATTCTGCTGATCCTGCATGTCGCGTATGCATGGATGCCCATCGGCTTTGCGCTGCTCGGCGCGAGCGCACTGGGATTCGTGCCGCATTCCGTCGCGCTGCACGCGTTCACGGCGGGCGTGATCGGCGGAGCGATCATCGCGATGATCACGCGCACAGCGCGTGGCCACACGGGCAGGCCGCTCGCCGCCGATAAGCGCGATATCGCGAGCTATGCGCTCGTCACGCTCGGCTCGGCATTGCGGATCGTCGGTCCGCTGGTGGCGCCGGGGCATTATCAGGTGTGGATCTGGAGCGCGGGCGTGTGCTGGATCGCGGCATTCGCGATTTACGTCGGCGCTTATGCATTGCCGTTGATGCGTCCGCGCGAGGATGGCAAGCCGGGTTAG
- a CDS encoding LacI family DNA-binding transcriptional regulator, whose product MPTAKPTDDASIDLKGSATPARRTRGGPKGLRITDVAAQAGVSPITVSRVFNSPESVAPETLERVRQVVQKLGYVPNRLAGGLSSARSRLIAAIVPTIAHSLFSETIQVFSETMSRAGYEVLLALSGYSDTNEESLLDTVLSRRPEGVLLTGVAHTASLRERLRNVGIPVVETWDMTESPIDMLVGFSHYQIGEAVAERFLARGAKRPALISASDVRALARRAGFRDRLAKAGMTEVAELIVAPPSSLATGKAALPQLLASSPDVDAVFCGSDLLAIGALGAARKMGLDVPARLAICGFGDLDFAAETTPQLTTVRVDGTRIGVSAARALLDRLNGAHERAFVDVGFSMVERESA is encoded by the coding sequence ATGCCGACCGCCAAGCCAACCGACGACGCATCGATCGACCTCAAGGGCAGCGCCACGCCCGCGCGTCGCACGCGCGGCGGCCCGAAGGGTTTGCGCATCACGGACGTCGCGGCGCAAGCGGGCGTGTCGCCCATCACGGTGTCGCGCGTGTTCAACAGCCCCGAATCCGTCGCGCCCGAGACGCTCGAGCGCGTGCGCCAGGTCGTGCAGAAACTCGGCTATGTGCCGAACCGGCTCGCGGGCGGGCTGTCGTCGGCGCGCTCGCGGCTGATCGCGGCCATCGTGCCGACCATCGCGCACTCGTTGTTCTCCGAAACCATTCAGGTGTTCAGCGAGACCATGTCGCGTGCGGGCTATGAAGTGCTGCTCGCGCTGAGCGGCTACAGCGACACCAACGAAGAAAGCCTGCTCGATACCGTGCTGAGCCGCCGACCCGAAGGCGTGCTGCTGACGGGCGTCGCGCATACGGCGTCGTTGCGCGAGCGTCTGCGCAACGTCGGCATTCCCGTGGTCGAAACATGGGACATGACGGAGTCGCCCATCGACATGCTGGTCGGCTTCTCGCACTACCAGATCGGCGAAGCGGTGGCGGAGCGCTTTCTCGCGCGCGGCGCGAAGCGGCCCGCGCTGATTTCGGCGAGCGACGTACGCGCGCTCGCGCGCCGCGCGGGCTTTCGCGACCGGCTCGCGAAAGCGGGCATGACGGAGGTGGCCGAACTGATCGTTGCGCCGCCCAGTTCGCTTGCGACGGGCAAGGCGGCGTTGCCGCAACTGCTGGCGAGTTCGCCGGATGTCGATGCCGTGTTTTGCGGCTCCGACCTGCTGGCGATCGGCGCGCTCGGCGCGGCGCGAAAGATGGGACTCGATGTGCCTGCGCGTCTCGCGATCTGCGGTTTCGGCGATCTCGACTTCGCGGCGGAAACGACGCCGCAACTGACGACGGTGCGCGTCGACGGCACGCGCATCGGCGTGAGCGCGGCGCGTGCGCTGCTCGACCGGCTGAATGGTGCGCATGAGCGTGCGTTCGTCGACGTCGGGTTCAGCATGGTGGAGCGCGAATCGGCTTGA
- a CDS encoding hemerythrin domain-containing protein, which produces MSLITTLKHDHEEIFRLLDECRSLGVGSEEGRRKLKQLRGVVVAHLAREDQKLYPAMQKHDATRALGDMYAQEMRAMSAEILGFFDSLDTGRSGLESAREIGRVISHLRQRMTREEVRLYPAFEAHCA; this is translated from the coding sequence ATGTCACTGATCACCACGCTCAAGCACGACCACGAAGAGATTTTCCGTTTGCTCGATGAATGCCGCTCGCTCGGCGTCGGGTCCGAAGAGGGCCGCCGCAAGCTCAAGCAGCTGCGCGGCGTGGTCGTCGCGCATCTCGCGCGCGAAGACCAGAAGCTCTATCCCGCGATGCAGAAGCACGACGCGACGCGTGCGCTCGGCGATATGTACGCGCAGGAAATGCGCGCGATGTCGGCGGAAATTCTCGGCTTCTTCGATTCGCTCGACACAGGGCGTTCGGGACTCGAATCCGCGCGTGAAATCGGCCGCGTGATTTCGCATTTGCGGCAACGGATGACGCGTGAAGAAGTGCGTCTCTATCCCGCGTTCGAAGCGCACTGCGCGTAA
- the araD gene encoding L-arabinonate dehydratase, which translates to MSSNRKKPEELRSYRWYGVNDLRSFGHRSRTAQMGYHSSDYMGKPVIAVVNTWSEINSCHTHFKQRVEEVKRGIWQAGGFPVEMPVMTLAEPFQKPTTMLYRNFLAMETEELLKSYPFDGCVLMGGCDKTTPGLLMGAISMDLPAIYLPAGPMLRGNWNGRTLGSGSDTWKYWAELRAGKITEDEWKGIESGIARSPGHCMTMGTASTMTSATEALGLTLPGFSSIPAVDSRHAQYASLTGQRIVEMVWTDQKPSDILTAKSFDNAVTTVLAMSGSTNAIVHLVAVARRAGIDLTTARFDELARVTPVLGNLRPAGQYLMEDFYYAGGLRALLVELGELIDGTQMTVNGSTLGENIAGAEIFNDEVIRKRGNPLVERDGLAVLTGNLAPDGAVIKPAAMESHLLKHRGPAVVFKDYSDMAARIDSEDLDVTANSVIVLQHAGPVGAPGMPEWGQLPIPQKLLKQGVRDMLRISDARMSGTSYGACVLHVAPESFVGGPLALVKDGDIVELDVAARRLHLDVSDQELAARKEAWRPPKRPFERGFGVMHQLHVTQANKGCDFDFLEEKLTVSSDANRDEPEIH; encoded by the coding sequence TTGTCCTCGAATCGCAAGAAGCCCGAAGAACTGCGCAGCTACCGCTGGTATGGCGTCAACGATCTCCGTTCGTTCGGTCACCGCTCGCGCACCGCGCAGATGGGGTATCACTCGTCGGACTACATGGGCAAGCCGGTGATCGCCGTGGTCAATACGTGGAGCGAGATCAACTCGTGCCACACGCACTTCAAGCAGCGCGTCGAGGAAGTGAAGCGCGGCATCTGGCAGGCGGGCGGGTTTCCCGTCGAAATGCCCGTGATGACGCTGGCCGAGCCGTTCCAGAAGCCGACCACGATGCTCTACCGCAACTTCCTCGCGATGGAGACGGAGGAACTGCTGAAGTCGTATCCGTTCGACGGCTGCGTGCTGATGGGCGGCTGCGACAAGACCACGCCCGGCCTGCTGATGGGCGCGATCAGCATGGATCTGCCCGCGATCTATCTGCCCGCCGGCCCGATGCTGCGTGGCAACTGGAACGGCCGCACGCTCGGCAGCGGCTCGGACACGTGGAAATACTGGGCCGAACTGCGCGCGGGCAAGATCACGGAAGACGAATGGAAGGGGATCGAGAGCGGCATCGCGCGCTCGCCCGGCCATTGCATGACGATGGGCACGGCCTCGACGATGACGAGCGCGACGGAAGCGCTCGGCCTCACGTTGCCTGGCTTCTCGTCGATCCCCGCAGTGGATTCGCGTCACGCGCAGTATGCGTCGCTGACGGGCCAGCGCATCGTCGAGATGGTGTGGACCGACCAGAAGCCGTCGGACATTCTCACCGCGAAGTCCTTCGATAACGCCGTCACGACCGTGCTCGCGATGTCGGGCTCGACGAATGCGATCGTGCATCTGGTGGCCGTCGCGCGCCGCGCGGGCATCGATCTGACGACGGCGCGCTTCGACGAACTGGCGCGCGTGACGCCCGTGCTCGGCAACCTCCGTCCGGCGGGCCAGTATCTGATGGAGGACTTCTATTACGCGGGCGGCCTGCGCGCGTTGCTGGTCGAGCTGGGCGAGCTGATCGACGGCACGCAGATGACCGTGAACGGCAGCACGCTTGGCGAGAACATCGCGGGCGCGGAGATTTTCAACGACGAAGTGATCCGCAAACGCGGCAATCCGCTCGTCGAACGCGACGGTCTCGCCGTGCTGACGGGCAATCTCGCGCCCGATGGCGCCGTCATCAAGCCCGCCGCAATGGAGTCGCATCTGCTCAAGCATCGCGGTCCCGCCGTCGTGTTCAAGGACTACAGCGACATGGCCGCGCGCATCGACAGCGAAGACCTCGACGTGACGGCCAACTCCGTGATCGTGCTGCAGCACGCCGGTCCCGTCGGCGCGCCGGGCATGCCCGAATGGGGCCAGCTGCCGATTCCGCAAAAGCTGCTGAAGCAGGGCGTGCGCGACATGCTGCGCATCTCCGATGCGCGCATGAGCGGCACGAGCTACGGCGCGTGCGTGCTGCACGTCGCGCCCGAGTCGTTCGTCGGCGGGCCGCTCGCGCTCGTGAAGGACGGCGACATCGTCGAACTGGACGTGGCCGCGCGCCGTCTGCATCTCGATGTCAGCGATCAGGAACTCGCCGCGCGCAAGGAAGCATGGCGGCCGCCGAAGCGTCCGTTCGAACGCGGCTTCGGCGTGATGCATCAGCTGCACGTGACCCAGGCGAACAAGGGTTGCGATTTCGATTTCCTCGAAGAAAAACTGACCGTCTCGTCCGACGCGAACCGCGATGAGCCGGAAATCCATTAA
- a CDS encoding SDR family oxidoreductase, whose amino-acid sequence MNTNTNLQGKVAFVTGGARGIGAAVVRRLASEGATVAFTYNSSAASANDLVASIEKAGGRAVAVKADVADPASLTDAINDTARTLGKIDILVNNAGVLRLGTLDVFSLEDFDATVQVNVRAVFVASKAVLAHMGEGGRIINIGSTNADRMPFAGGAVYAMSKSALQGFVQGLARDLGPKGITVNNVQPGPINTDMNPESSDFAASLHGLMAIPRHGTADEVAGMVAYVASPEARFVTGANLMIDGGFAA is encoded by the coding sequence ATGAACACGAACACGAATCTGCAAGGCAAGGTTGCTTTCGTCACGGGCGGCGCGCGCGGCATCGGCGCGGCCGTGGTTCGCCGGCTCGCCAGCGAAGGCGCGACGGTCGCTTTCACGTACAACAGCTCGGCGGCATCGGCGAACGATCTGGTTGCGAGCATCGAGAAGGCGGGCGGCCGTGCCGTCGCCGTCAAGGCGGATGTGGCGGATCCCGCATCGCTGACCGACGCGATCAACGACACGGCGCGCACGCTCGGCAAGATCGACATCCTCGTGAACAACGCGGGCGTGTTGCGCCTCGGCACGCTCGACGTCTTCTCGCTCGAAGACTTCGACGCGACCGTGCAGGTGAACGTGCGCGCCGTGTTCGTCGCGTCGAAGGCGGTGCTGGCGCACATGGGCGAGGGCGGCCGGATCATCAACATCGGCAGCACGAACGCGGATCGCATGCCGTTCGCGGGCGGCGCCGTGTACGCGATGAGCAAGTCGGCGCTGCAAGGTTTCGTGCAAGGTCTCGCACGCGATCTCGGTCCGAAGGGCATCACCGTCAACAACGTGCAGCCCGGTCCGATCAACACGGACATGAACCCGGAATCGAGCGATTTCGCGGCGTCGCTGCACGGCCTGATGGCGATTCCGCGTCACGGCACGGCGGATGAAGTCGCGGGCATGGTCGCGTATGTCGCGAGCCCTGAAGCACGCTTCGTGACGGGCGCGAACCTGATGATCGACGGCGGGTTCGCGGCGTAA
- a CDS encoding chemotaxis response regulator protein-glutamate methylesterase produces MTIGIANDLPLAVEALRRVIALRPEHRVLWVAANGEEAVDFCAAQTPDVVLMDLIMPKVDGVEATRRIMARTPCPILIVTSSVGANTWRVYEAMGAGALDAVDTPTLAGRGIGESAQLMLQKIDQIGRLMDRPSALRQAAVAPLRPDAQKLVAIGASAGGPAALARVLGSLPASFAAPVVIVQHVDKVFADGMAEWLDGQTPLTVRTVREGEPPAVGVALLAATNDHLLMTQNGALHYTRDPAELPYRPSVDVFFHSVVEHWPGDALGVLLTGMGRDGAIGLKAMRAKGYDTIAQDEATSAVYGMPKAAAALGAASRILPLGSIADQLAAFARR; encoded by the coding sequence ATGACCATCGGCATTGCCAACGACCTTCCCCTCGCCGTCGAGGCGCTGCGCCGCGTGATCGCGCTGCGCCCGGAGCATCGCGTGCTGTGGGTCGCCGCGAATGGCGAAGAGGCCGTCGACTTCTGCGCGGCGCAGACGCCCGACGTCGTGCTGATGGACCTCATCATGCCGAAGGTCGACGGCGTGGAAGCGACGCGCCGCATCATGGCGCGCACGCCCTGCCCGATCCTGATCGTGACGAGCAGCGTCGGCGCGAACACGTGGCGCGTCTACGAGGCGATGGGCGCAGGCGCGCTCGACGCCGTCGATACACCCACGCTCGCGGGGCGCGGCATCGGCGAATCCGCGCAGCTGATGCTGCAGAAGATCGACCAGATCGGCCGGCTGATGGACCGGCCGTCCGCGCTGCGACAAGCGGCCGTCGCGCCGCTCAGGCCTGACGCGCAGAAGCTGGTCGCAATAGGCGCGTCGGCGGGCGGACCGGCCGCGCTCGCCAGGGTGCTCGGCAGCCTGCCCGCGAGCTTCGCGGCGCCCGTCGTGATCGTGCAGCACGTCGACAAGGTATTCGCCGACGGCATGGCGGAGTGGCTCGACGGACAGACGCCGCTCACCGTGCGCACCGTCCGCGAAGGCGAGCCGCCCGCCGTGGGCGTCGCGCTGCTCGCGGCCACCAACGACCACCTGTTGATGACACAAAACGGCGCGCTGCACTACACTCGCGATCCGGCAGAATTGCCGTACCGGCCTTCCGTCGACGTGTTCTTTCATAGCGTCGTCGAGCATTGGCCCGGCGACGCACTCGGCGTACTGTTGACGGGCATGGGCCGCGACGGCGCGATCGGTCTCAAGGCGATGCGTGCGAAAGGCTACGACACGATCGCGCAGGACGAAGCGACCAGCGCCGTCTACGGCATGCCCAAGGCGGCTGCGGCGCTCGGTGCGGCGAGCCGGATCCTGCCGCTCGGCAGCATCGCGGATCAGCTGGCGGCCTTCGCGCGCCGTTGA
- a CDS encoding ribonuclease activity regulator RraA — MTANETTVSAETLEQLRHVSTATLTTQLFKRGLRNVFLQGVAPLVKPAPGAPNLVGPAFTLRNIPAREDLDHVGVFQNPDHPQRKAVETAPPGSVLVQDCRGDRTVASVGSILALRLAKRGVAGMVSDGAVRDSGTISELGLPIWCAGASAPLNLAKHHAVDMNVPIACGGVPVYPGDIVVADVDGVVIVPREMAADVARDASEQEQLEVFIQQRVAEGSPLRGTYPPNEETLAAYKAWREQQKK; from the coding sequence ATGACCGCAAACGAAACGACCGTGAGCGCCGAAACGCTCGAACAACTCCGCCACGTCAGCACTGCGACGCTGACGACGCAGCTCTTCAAGCGCGGCCTGCGCAATGTGTTTCTGCAAGGCGTCGCGCCGCTCGTGAAGCCCGCGCCGGGCGCGCCGAATCTCGTCGGTCCCGCGTTCACGCTGCGCAATATTCCCGCGCGCGAAGACCTCGATCACGTCGGCGTGTTCCAGAACCCCGATCATCCGCAGCGCAAGGCCGTCGAGACCGCGCCGCCCGGCAGCGTGCTCGTGCAGGATTGCCGCGGCGACCGCACGGTGGCGTCCGTCGGCTCGATTCTCGCGCTGCGTCTCGCGAAGCGCGGCGTCGCGGGCATGGTGTCGGACGGCGCGGTGCGCGACAGCGGCACGATCTCCGAACTCGGTTTGCCGATCTGGTGCGCCGGCGCGAGCGCGCCGCTCAATCTCGCGAAGCATCACGCCGTCGACATGAACGTGCCCATCGCCTGCGGCGGCGTGCCCGTTTATCCGGGCGACATCGTCGTCGCGGATGTGGACGGCGTCGTGATCGTGCCGCGCGAAATGGCCGCAGACGTCGCGCGCGATGCGAGCGAGCAGGAGCAACTGGAAGTGTTCATCCAGCAGCGCGTCGCCGAAGGCAGTCCGCTGCGCGGCACGTATCCGCCGAACGAGGAAACGCTGGCCGCTTACAAGGCGTGGCGCGAGCAGCAGAAGAAGTAA
- a CDS encoding MFS transporter gives MNTVTSAIDESRLINRLGLRLMPLLGVLYLVAYIDRSNISFAKLQMLGSLGLSEVAYGLGASLFFIGYLIFEVPSNVMLHKYGAPKWMARIMLTWGIVTILLAFTKNATMFYVLRFLLGASEAGLYPGVIYYLTLWFPQRHRVRMLGYFTVGSSLGNMIGAPICGWLLDKGGFLGLQGWQLVFVVTGIPSVLLTLVVLYCLPASPREAKFLSDEEKGWLARTLESESAQARKSAARHTTLLSVLTEPRVIGMALYYMMLSISVYGVSYWLPTLVKGFGVSNTTNGFLNIIPWLMATIVLAWLPSKLRAGNRAIIAMLASALLGMVFFLSSVFMPTNTLRFIALCFGAPCMYLLIPCFWTLPPKFLFGARAAAGIAAINSLGNIGGFIAQNLVPFVKQTTGSTQAPMLIPAVCMLIFAVVTSFVLRRSGRAAQTVNGTPVTE, from the coding sequence GTGAACACCGTCACTTCCGCGATCGACGAATCGCGCCTCATCAATCGTCTGGGCCTGCGGCTCATGCCGCTGCTCGGCGTCCTGTATCTGGTCGCGTATATCGACCGTTCGAACATCAGCTTCGCGAAACTGCAGATGCTCGGCAGTCTCGGATTGTCGGAAGTGGCGTACGGGCTGGGCGCGTCGCTGTTCTTCATCGGCTATCTGATCTTCGAAGTGCCGAGCAACGTGATGCTTCACAAGTACGGCGCGCCGAAATGGATGGCGCGCATCATGCTGACGTGGGGCATCGTGACGATCCTGCTCGCGTTCACGAAGAACGCGACGATGTTCTATGTGCTGCGTTTTCTGCTCGGCGCGTCGGAGGCCGGGCTGTATCCCGGCGTCATCTATTACCTGACGCTGTGGTTTCCGCAGCGGCATCGCGTGCGGATGCTCGGCTACTTCACGGTCGGCAGCAGCCTCGGCAACATGATCGGCGCGCCGATCTGCGGATGGCTGCTCGACAAGGGCGGTTTTCTCGGGCTGCAAGGCTGGCAGCTCGTGTTCGTCGTGACGGGGATTCCTTCCGTGCTGCTGACGCTCGTCGTGCTGTACTGCCTGCCCGCGTCGCCGCGCGAAGCGAAGTTCCTGTCGGACGAAGAGAAGGGCTGGCTCGCGCGCACGCTCGAAAGCGAAAGCGCGCAGGCGCGCAAGAGCGCCGCGCGTCACACGACGCTGCTCTCCGTGCTGACCGAGCCGCGCGTGATCGGCATGGCGCTCTACTACATGATGCTGTCGATCTCCGTGTACGGCGTGAGCTACTGGCTGCCGACGCTCGTCAAGGGCTTCGGCGTCAGCAATACGACCAACGGCTTTCTCAACATCATTCCATGGCTGATGGCGACGATCGTGCTCGCGTGGCTGCCGTCGAAACTGCGCGCAGGCAATCGCGCGATCATCGCGATGCTCGCATCGGCGCTGCTCGGCATGGTGTTCTTTCTGTCGTCGGTGTTCATGCCGACCAACACGCTGCGCTTCATCGCGCTGTGCTTCGGCGCGCCGTGCATGTATCTGCTGATTCCGTGCTTCTGGACGCTGCCGCCGAAGTTCCTGTTTGGCGCGCGGGCCGCAGCGGGCATCGCGGCGATCAACTCGCTCGGCAATATCGGCGGCTTTATCGCGCAGAACCTCGTGCCGTTCGTCAAGCAGACGACGGGCAGCACCCAGGCGCCGATGCTGATTCCCGCCGTATGCATGCTGATCTTCGCGGTCGTGACGAGCTTCGTTCTGCGCCGCAGCGGTCGCGCGGCACAGACGGTGAACGGCACACCCGTCACCGAATGA
- a CDS encoding transporter — protein MTLNLAPTTYGADRSGLVCGFRFALDQPGLAVDTDTAAEWLAECRNETKASGAHQSEFLWLHFNLAHVSSERWIRAHLDLPDTFFEALREGSHSTRIEHQHGALLAVVNDVMYDFEQTPSEIATLWVYTHKRIMVTARLKQLRSVDRLRASVRNGESFDTSAELLIHLLRDQADLLVEIVRRTSIEVDRIEDHFLSQRVYQSRRDLGAMRRVLVRLQRLLAPEPGSIFRLLVRPPAWLSPADVQSLRDSTEEFSLVLGDLSGLAERIKLLQEEIAARLNEQTNRTLYTLTIVTVLALPINIIAGLFGMNVGGVPLAENKHGFWMMVLLVVSFTVLAGWWALRRRPSG, from the coding sequence ATGACTTTGAACCTGGCGCCCACTACTTATGGAGCGGACCGCTCCGGCCTCGTTTGCGGATTCCGTTTTGCGCTCGACCAGCCCGGCCTCGCCGTCGATACCGACACGGCCGCCGAATGGCTTGCCGAATGCCGCAACGAGACGAAGGCGTCGGGCGCTCACCAGAGCGAATTTCTCTGGCTGCATTTCAACCTGGCGCATGTGTCGAGCGAACGCTGGATCCGCGCACATCTCGATCTGCCCGACACCTTCTTCGAGGCCCTGCGCGAAGGCTCACACTCCACTCGCATCGAACATCAGCACGGCGCGCTGCTCGCCGTCGTCAACGACGTGATGTACGACTTCGAGCAGACGCCCTCCGAAATCGCGACGCTCTGGGTCTACACGCACAAGCGGATCATGGTGACGGCGCGCCTGAAGCAGCTGCGCTCCGTCGACCGGCTGCGCGCGTCGGTGCGCAACGGCGAGAGCTTCGACACGTCGGCGGAACTGCTGATCCACCTGCTGCGCGATCAGGCCGATCTGCTCGTCGAAATCGTGCGGCGCACGAGCATCGAGGTCGACCGCATCGAAGATCACTTCCTGTCGCAGCGCGTCTATCAGAGCCGCCGCGATCTCGGCGCGATGCGGCGCGTGCTGGTGCGCCTGCAGCGGCTGCTCGCGCCCGAGCCCGGGTCGATCTTCCGGCTGCTGGTGCGGCCGCCCGCCTGGCTGTCGCCCGCCGACGTGCAAAGCCTGCGCGATTCGACGGAAGAGTTCTCGCTGGTGCTCGGCGATCTGTCGGGTCTCGCGGAGCGCATCAAGCTGCTGCAGGAAGAAATCGCCGCGCGCCTGAACGAGCAGACCAACCGCACGCTGTACACGCTGACCATCGTCACGGTGCTTGCGCTGCCCATCAACATCATCGCGGGTCTGTTCGGGATGAACGTCGGCGGCGTGCCTCTCGCTGAGAACAAGCACGGCTTCTGGATGATGGTGCTGCTGGTCGTGAGCTTCACCGTACTCGCGGGCTGGTGGGCGTTGCGCCGGCGGCCGTCGGGCTGA